The sequence below is a genomic window from Saccopteryx leptura isolate mSacLep1 chromosome 3, mSacLep1_pri_phased_curated, whole genome shotgun sequence.
ATGTTAGTTATGACTAAAACTGCATTGAACAAAACTCCTATGAGTGAAGAAGGATCAAAGGGACAACCTCGAAACACACTGAGCAACTGTCTTTTGGTAGAGGACTGACAGCACTGCCCTCCAGTTGAAATACAACATTAGTGATATATGTAATGAAAGCTTTCCCAGTCACATTAAAAAGTTacaaagaaacaggtgaaattaattttaataatattttttatttaatgtagtatacctaaaatattatttcaacatgtatataattggccctggctggtagctcagtggatagagagttggcctggcatgtggatgtccccagttcaattcctggttagggtgcacatgagaagcgaccatctgcttctctgcccctacctctcccccttctctccctcttcctgcagccagtggcttgattggttcgagtgtggccctgggtgctgaggatagctccattggagtgcatcagccccaggcactaaaaatagcttggtactcgagcactggctccagacaggggttgccaggtggatcccggttgaggaaCATGCAGTAGTGTGCCTCACTAAGTCccttcttctcacctaaaaaacaaaacaaacaaacaaaaaacagaatataATCAAAAgaatagtattaatgagatatGTTCAAACTAAGCTTCTGAAGTGAGGGTATATCTTACCCTCACAGCACATCGCTAAAGGAACCAGCCACATCTCAAGTATTCAAAAGCTGCATGTGGACAGTGGCCTCATATTAGCCAGCACAGTTCATAGCTATGGTTTCTTTAGTCTGCTTTTCTGTATTtgccaatatttttatataaacccATATTAAAATGCTTCTTGACCTAGTtgttgactttaaaaatattttatttattcattttagagaggggagagagagagagagagagatagagaagggggaatggcaggaagcatcaactcccatatgtgccttgaataggcaagcccaaggttttgaaccggccatctcagcattccagatcaacgctttatccactgcaccaccataggtcaggctggacTTAGTTTTGACTCAGGAAAAATCTGCTTGAACAATTTTCTCTTAAATAATTCAAATCTCTAAGAAAGCTCTGAAAATTAATCAAATAGTGGAGAAGCCAGAAGCCACAATCCCACTCTTCTGCACACAGAGAGTATACTCCACAGTATCTTAAAACCTAAAATAACAGAATCACATTTTAATCCCTTTTGGATCTGAGGTCCTTAAGGGAAGGCTTTTGTCTATGTAGCTAGTGCTGTGTctctagcacagggcctggtacacagtaggtgctcaagaaatgtttgtggaatgaatAAGAAGACCCTTAGGATCTAGCATGAAGGTTTGCTTAGGACAGCGAGCAGTGCAGGGCCAGCTGCACCCATGGCGCTGTTCACTGTTCCTTGGGATAAGTTTTCAGGGGCTGGAAGGAGGTGACTGTGACCAGGCTGGTCCCACTTTGGAGGAAAATGTTCTGGATTGTGGTTCATAGAAACAGcgagaacaaagggccagcgggGCAAGGGGGACTGAGACGGGATGTCCCTTAGCCCCCATTCCATCCTGACTATACCCATTCCCACCAGAGGAAAGGCCTGAAGCCCAGCACAATGGCATGAAGTGTCACTACTGCTCTGGGAATAAGTCAGCCCCGTGTGACTCCCTTTCGGTCATGAACTGCACTGGATACCAGACTGTGTGTGTCACCCTCAAAGGGACATGGAGTGGAGGTAAGGGCTCCCTTTAGTAGGTCACTTGCATGGTGAGCCTCCCTTCTAGCTGCACAAATAAGTGTTGAGGTTCATTTGCATGTATGTTCtggttgtttattgctatttaacAAATCACTTGCAAATGCAGTGGCTTAAGACAACCATTTTACTAACTGTCATGGTTTCTGTGGGTTGGGAATTTATTAAGGGCTCAACTGGACATTTCTAGGTCCTTCACATGGTTGCAGTCAAAAGGTGGCTGGAGCTGgaactgcagggctgagggcagctAAGGCCTTGTTGAGTATCTCTGCCACACATGTAGACTCAGGGCCTTTTCATGTGGTCCCTCCGCATTGGTTAGCTTGGGCTTCCTTACATCACGGCTGCCGCCATCTTTACATGGTGACTGCAGACTTCAAGAGCAAGTATTCCAGCAAACGAAGTGACAGTTGCATGGTCTTTGATAGCCTAGGCTGTCATCCTGTCCCTTCTACCATGCTTCATTGGTTGAAATGGTCACAAAAGTCCATCTGGTTTCAAGGGAGGAGGCATAGACCCTCACCTCTTAATGTTGCAAAGAATTCacagatgtatttttaaatccCCACTATGTGTTTGGAAATGGTTGAAGCAGAGGCTTTTTGAGCAAAAAACTTAGAATAGAACCACACGGACCAGAGGATACTCTAACTATGAAGCCAACAAAATGACAGAGAGAAGTGGCCTGAGCTTCTGCTCCTGACAGCATGGTAGACTAGATCCTTTGAAGTGTCTTCTTGCTACAAACAGTGGCATGCTGGGAGGGcgggaagggggagcaggaatgACGGGTGTGGTCCACTCTGGCTGGGAGGACTATTTTATCATTGCCATTTTTTTGAAATGCAAGCATATGGTGATAATAACAAGCAGATTGACTTTTAGTCagctatattattctttttaaatgctttacaGACTATACACTTCCTTCTAACCTGCTCCCAGGACAGACTGCTCCCACTACTCACCTCCCTGGTATGCCACTGTTTACAGATAAACTGGATGCTATACAGAAATATTTCTCCATGCATTTGGGGGTTTAGGGGAACTTATGAAAACTTCCAAGGGTTCCGAACAAAATAAAACCGTTAACAGCAATCAGAACGAGAGCAGTGAGCAAACATGGAAAGGCCTGGTGGCCGGAGAGGAAACACTGATAGTATCCTGCATATGGGTGCCGGGCTCTTAGGTTAGCAGTGAAGTTGTGCAGCTGACCCTTAGACACCCATATCCCAGGGACCTTGGAAGGAGGCTGAAATGATCCCAGGTTGGTAACGCTTGCTGGCTCTCAGTACAAGCCAAGGAAAGTCCTCTCCAGAGAAAAGCCACCAGGACTTTTCAAAACCAACCAAACATGAGCTCACAATCAGAGCTCATGAACTGCACAAGGAAACAAGCCACCATGAGTGATAGCAGAAGCAATGAACCACAGATGTGGACCCACGAGTAACCCAACTATTGTAATTACCAGCTCCAGAACAGaaccacaatgatatatttgaacaaataatGTTAGAATCACAAAAATGAGCAGACAAGAGGTTGTAAGAAATGACCAGGACTATTTGACAGTGGATAGGATAGGAttacagagagagatggagaaagacacCAAGGTGGGAAGCTCAGGCTCTGAGCCCCCTGCAGCTGCTACCTGTTTCTGCAGGAGACCCCCAAATCCTGAAGGGCTGTGCCACACCAGAGCTATGTGACCTGCGAGTGAATACCACCCTGGGCCCGGAAGCATCTGGATTTCATCTCACGGCCTGGCCTGAATGCTACTACGAGGCTCTTCCCACCCAGCCAGGTGCTTTGAACCTTGACTTCCACAGACCCTACACTTTCTCCCCCCCTGGATCCCACTTGTCTTTCCCAGTCCTGCATGCTCCCAGGGTATCTTCTCCTACTGTCATGCTCCCAGGGAGTGTAATTactcacaagcacacacacacacacacacacacacacgccacctGACACACCCGGAAGCAGAAAATCTCATTGGCACATGACCACAAACGTCCACATTTTTATCCTGACCCAAAACAGACCTACAGAGGAGTATGCATTTCTAACCACCGACATCCTGTTGTGTGAGAGTAGAGCTCTCAGCACGGTTTAAATAGGAACGCTCAtggtctcttcctttctttcttctctttcttgcttGTGAAAGAAGGTGGATTTGCCACGAGTCTCCTCTTGGCTTAACAAAGACCACTGACCATAATTTTTGTCTTCCAGAAAAAAGAGGTGCTAACTGAGATAGTACTTACCAGGGCAACCACTTCCTAAGTGAGACATTTGAACAGAATTACAGACATTTCCGAGGTGAGAAAGGACATCTTCAAGCCTGGGGAGGGAGCATTTCTTCAGCTTCAGGTGACCATGTTGCCAGAAGCCTCGCAGCAAGCGCGGTTCTGTCGGGAAGATCTTGCTGCTGAATCTGCGGGCAAAGAAGTCACATTCTCCCCTCCGCTTACTCAGAGTACCAGCTGCTCGGAGTTTTACTTTTCAAAACTCAGCCATGAGTTAAATTAATgatcactaaaaaaagaaaaaaaagatttgggaGCTCCAATTTTACAATATGGAAAGGGAAAAGGGCAAAACAGGATTACTAACACCTGGAATGTGGGCCATGAAATTTTTTGCATATACAGTTCCTATGAACATATGACATATCCATGTCGGGACACATGGGTTGTCAGATCCATACATGTGGCCTGGGGAAGAGATACGTACAAACATATGAAAGCACAGAATATCCACAGACACACTGAAGCATGCTAACTTTCACAAGCATTCACATCTGTACACCAGTGTATATATTCAAACACCCCAAGCATTGCcggaaacacacacacgcacacacacacagtagccTTATACAATGCACATAAGCGGGTGCTCTCTTCACACAGGTAAACCCATAGACACCTATTCGCACAGGGGTCTGTGGAGGCGCACACAAACATCCCTATCCTCCTGCAGACAGTTCCAGAACACACACAGTTCAATGTAGGTGCACACCACCAACTGCATTGTGGCAGAAGTGCACAAGTGTGGTGTAGTTGCATCCTCACAGACCCATACCGAGGTGCCCAGAAAtgtacacacgtgcacacacaactgtgtgctcacacacacacaaaggttgtCCTCTAGTGGCTGATTTTCTTCTCTCCCCAGGTCTCCATGCAACTTTGACCCACACCAAGGCTAAGGTCACCACCTGTTTCATCTGCTCAGACAACAACCGCTGTGACCCTTTCTCCTGCCCAGCAGATAGGAAGTACTGCCTTCAGACGGCGGGCGTCCTGGGTGAGTGTCCCTGGGGACAGGACTGGGTGAGGCAGAGAGGGGCTGGAGGCACAGCCAGCTTACTCCTTGCCCTCCCATGTCCGTCTCCTTCACTGCAGTCACAGTAGCCTTTTCCTGGCCGTGGAGGACAGAGGCTGGTGGCAAGGGAGGATGTGACTTTAAAATCAGATGCCACATTTGTTTCGCTATTTCTTGCTGAATAATAAATCAACTCATAACAGTGCCttgacaaacaaaacagaaacaaactcatagatataaaaatagattGGTGATCTTCATATGGAAGAGAatttggggagctgggtgaaaaaggtgatgagattaagaagtacaaattgccagttattaaaacagtcacagggatgtaaagtacagcacagggaatgtagTCACTAAcattgtagtaactatgtatggtgtcatggGTACTAGACCTGCTAGGGCGATCACTTCGTAAGGTATATAAGTGTCTAATTAcgatgttgtacacctgaaactaatatgatattgtatgctaaatgtgattaaaaataactttacaaaGTAGTGACTTaaccacaaaaggacaaatactgtatgagttCACTTATGTGAGGATCTAGAATACTCACAACCATGGAAAAAGTAAGTAgaatgctgggggtggggtgggaaatgGGACGTTGTTGTTTGATAGGTAAAGAGATTTAGTTTTGCataatgaaaaagttctggagagcTGCTTCACAGCAATGTGAATACATGTAGtcaacactactgaactgtacatttaaaaagggTTAAGatggtatattttatattgtgatttttaaaaaggcatggcTTAAACAATGATTTAGTATTTCCTACCATTCCGTGGGGGGACTGGGTTCAGCTGGGCAGTTCTTCTGCTCCAGAAAGTGAATGCAGGTCACAGAGGCAGCTGCATTTAGCTGGGAGCTCAACTGGGGCTGGAGTGTTCAATTCAGCCTCTCACCTTCTGGGATCGCTAGTCCGTAGCCTAGCTGAGATTccttatagcagtggttctcaaactttttgaagttggggcacatttaaaatcctacaaataactgtaggtgcactatatacaaatttctgagaaatatgttataataattaagtcaaatattaaagaaaaaatataaattccaagtgtgcttttatggtaattaaattaaataaatatgacaaaattaaatttattctgacattaaaaaacatttttctgcctgatcaggcggtggtgcagtggatagaacgttggactgggatgtggaagacccaggttcgagaccccgaggtcgccagcttgagtgcaggctcatctggtttgagcaaagttcaccagcttggacccaaggtcgctggctctagcaaggggtcactcggtctgctgaaggtccacagtcaaggcacatatgagaaagcaatcaatgaacaactaaggtgtcacaacgaaaaattaatgattgatgcttctcatcttcctccgttcctgtctgtctgtccctatctatccctctctctgactctgtaaaaaaacaaaaacaaaaaacatttttctgttacatttttttagttctctggaatactatagggcgcacctggaaatcttctagggtgcaccagtgtgccctggcgcacattttgagaaccactgccctacaggATGGAGGCTGGCTTCCAAGAGGGAAGAAGTGGAAACCAGCAGCTTCTTAAGAGTTAAGCCCAGAACCTGCACAGTGTCACTCCTGTCACAGTCTATTGATCAGAGCCTGTCACAGGCCAGCTCAGATTTAAGGGGGTGAGGAAATAAATTCTGCCTCAGGATGCAGGAGTGGTAGGTCATGTTGCAAAAGAGCACGTGGGCTAGGAGATACAGTGTAGCCATCCTGATATCCACTGCAACATTCTGGGCAGGCTTCCCCTGAAGTCCCCTGTCCATCTGCCCCATAGCCAGGAAAACTGGACATTTCTGTAAAAGGGAAGAGGAATTAAACCAATACCAGAGTTGGTATGAATGCCAAGATGCACAGGAATAGCATATATAGGAATCCCAGCTGTATAAATAGGAACAGTAAGGATAGTGTACCAGGCTGGGCATTTCTGGGGTCCTAGAGAAGTGCCCGGCTGAGGCATGAGGTGCTCAAAGACAGGTAGGGGGACATCACAGATTTACAGCTACCTGCTCATTGGAACCCTAAGGGGAGAAGGCAGGGGAAGGAAGGCTGTCTGAACCGTCTTGAACAATGACAGGctttgcatttatcagggatgATCTCAGGCAGAGTGAACACCAACAACGACACCCCCGGAGGGATTTGGGGTTTCAATTAAGTGGTGGCTTATGATTATTCTTCTTCAAAATTCTGCCCCCAAACCTCTCCAGCCTTAGGGGAAGGTTACTCTGTTGCCTGGAGAAATGGTTCCTGTGTGGCTTCCAAGGACTGCAAATTTGACAACTCCATCTCTGCCCTGACCTACAGCACTGGCTTTGGCTTCTGGGTCAACACCACCTGTTGCCAAGGCAACTGCCAGGAGCCCACTGCTCTCGGTATGCTGCCACCAGGAAGCAGTCAGAGGGATAGCTGAGGAGGTGGTGGGGTGACTAGAGGAGAGTTTGTCCTGGGTtgaagaaggcagagaggtggTAGGGTCACATCACCTCCGTTTCCCCAATCAGGTGGCCCTAAGGCACCTTGACCCCAGCTCCATGGGAAAGCCCATTACAGTCATTTCCCTGTGGTAGAGCCTGTGAGTGGATGGAGGGGCCTGAGACGTCTTGAGAGTCCTCCTGGCTGACAGTCACCTTTCCCTACACAGCGACTCTGCCGGCCTCACACAGCCTGAGCAAGTTCCTGTGTCCTACATGTGCTGACAGCTACCTGGGGCACTGCAATTCCTCCTTCTACATGCAGTGCCCCACTGGGGAGACCGAGTGTGTCCAGCTGGGCCTGATAGCTGAAGAAGGTaatgtgtgcacgcatgtgtgcaTGAGTGATGCTGAGCACACTGCTTTTGAAGAAAGCATGCCTGAGTTTGGGGTCCACCTCTATCTCTTACCCTGTTGTGACCCAAGATAAGTGACTTCATCtccctgagccttggttttctcttcTGGTAAATGGGAGAGTAGTGGAAGCACTTCAAagggtttaatttaattttatttttttattcagtgagaggaggggaggcagaaacagacacCCTCagacaccctgaccaggatccactgggcaaacccactagggggcgatgctctgcccatcaggggcattgctcatCAACCtaactcttcttagcaccagaggcagaggccatagagccattattagtgcctggggccaactcactccaataaagccatggttgcaggaggggaagagaaagagagagagagaggtgagagagggaggggtggagaagcagatgggcgcttcttctgtgtgctctgaccaggaatcgaacctgggacttacacacaccaggctgacactctaccactgagccaactgaccagggtcacACCTCACAGGGTTTTGTGAGGATAAAGGGAGTATGTGAGAGGAGCAACAGAGCAGAGGGCATAAAGCAGCACTTGGAGCCAGGCTGCCAGGGGTCGAATCCCAAATCCATACCACTTAGAAGCTAGGTGGTCTTGGGCCAgtgactttgcctctctgtgcctcaattttccATCTGAGAAAGAGAATAATTATAGTCCCTAACTTGTAAGACTATTGTGAGAATTAAGCAAGATAcataattcatacaactt
It includes:
- the LOC136397324 gene encoding uncharacterized protein isoform X2 translates to MFRLLPALVLLGALAAPAGTSKTCPACSLLGNCTEIMCPPAQDSCLFSQMKLENGTLIKNGSCVAPGECREGVYALTYAPDLSVSTACCDNNCSRITRPEERPEAQHNGMKCHYCSGNKSAPCDSLSVMNCTGYQTVCVTLKGTWSGGDPQILKGCATPELCDLRVNTTLGPEASGFHLTAWPECYYEALPTQPGLHATLTHTKAKVTTCFICSDNNRCDPFSCPADRKYCLQTAGVLALGEGYSVAWRNGSCVASKDCKFDNSISALTYSTGFGFWVNTTCCQGNCQEPTALATLPASHSLSKFLCPTCADSYLGHCNSSFYMQCPTGETECVQLGLIAEEGGRNVSVRGCGSRDLCSPAARTEWLRTLLGHRLAGSPDCSSSRRAVIDSTCHSGAAPGLRLALPARVAALVAALVTAALP
- the LOC136397324 gene encoding uncharacterized protein isoform X3, coding for MCPPAQDSCLFSQMKLENGTLIKNGSCVAPGECREGVYALTYAPDLSVSTACCDNNCSRITRPEERPEAQHNGMKCHYCSGNKSAPCDSLSVMNCTGYQTVCVTLKGTWSGGDPQILKGCATPELCDLRVNTTLGPEASGFHLTAWPECYYEALPTQPGLHATLTHTKAKVTTCFICSDNNRCDPFSCPADRKYCLQTAGVLALGEGYSVAWRNGSCVASKDCKFDNSISALTYSTGFGFWVNTTCCQGNCQEPTALATLPASHSLSKFLCPTCADSYLGHCNSSFYMQCPTGETECVQLGLIAEEGGRNVSVRGCGSRDLCSPAARTEWLRTLLGHRLAGSPDCSSSRRAVIDSTCHSGAAPGLRLALPARVAALVAALVTAALP
- the LOC136397324 gene encoding uncharacterized protein isoform X1: MFRLLPALVLLGALAAPAGSDHTTLHTGTSKTCPACSLLGNCTEIMCPPAQDSCLFSQMKLENGTLIKNGSCVAPGECREGVYALTYAPDLSVSTACCDNNCSRITRPEERPEAQHNGMKCHYCSGNKSAPCDSLSVMNCTGYQTVCVTLKGTWSGGDPQILKGCATPELCDLRVNTTLGPEASGFHLTAWPECYYEALPTQPGLHATLTHTKAKVTTCFICSDNNRCDPFSCPADRKYCLQTAGVLALGEGYSVAWRNGSCVASKDCKFDNSISALTYSTGFGFWVNTTCCQGNCQEPTALATLPASHSLSKFLCPTCADSYLGHCNSSFYMQCPTGETECVQLGLIAEEGGRNVSVRGCGSRDLCSPAARTEWLRTLLGHRLAGSPDCSSSRRAVIDSTCHSGAAPGLRLALPARVAALVAALVTAALP